From the genome of Nitrosomonas sp. Is79A3:
GATGAAAATGGCCGTGAACGTGAAAGGCATAAAGCATCTTACGGTGCGACATTATTAGTACGGAATGGAGAGATTGTAAAAGCTGGTCAAATATTGACTACATGGGATCCTCATACTCGACCGATCATTACTGAATATGCCGGTAAGGTTCGTTTTGAAAATGTTGAAGAAGGAGTAACAGTAGCCAAGCAGATTGATGAAGTGACCGGGTTGTCTACGCTGGTAGTAATTGATCCTAAGCGTCGCGGAGTATCGCAATCAAAAGGCTTACGCCCATTAGTTAAGTTTTTGGATGATGATGGAAATGAGATCAAGATAGTTGGTAGTAATCAACCAGTAAGTATAACATTCCAGATTGGCTGTATTATTACCGTCCGTGATGGGCAGCAAGTCAGTGTCGGTGAAGTTTTGGCAAGGATCCCGCAAGAAACTTCCAAAACTCGTGATATTACTGGTGGTTTACCGCGTGTGGCCGAATTATTTGAAGCGAGATCACCAAAAGATGCAGGCATGTTGGCTGAAGTTACTGGCATTGTGTCGTTTGGGAAGGATACTAAAGGTAAACAGCGACTTGTTATTACAGATCTCGAAGGTGTTGTGCATGAATATCTGATAACTAAAGATAAACATGTAATGGCGCACGATGGTCAAGTTGTTAATAAAGGTGAAAACATAGTGGATGGTCCTGCTGATCCACGTGATATATTGCGCCTACAGGGTGTTGAAGCGTTGGCGCGTTATATTACTGACGAAGTTCAAGATGTATATCGTTTACAAGGTGTTAGGATAAATGATAAACATATCGAAGTGATCGTGCGTCAAATGTTGAGGCGTGTTCAAATTACCAACGCTGGAGATTCAACGTTCATACAAGGAGAGCAGGTTGAACGAGCAGACTTATTAATTGAGAACGAGCGTTTGATTGCCGAGAAAAAGATGCCGGCTACGTATGAATTTATGCTTCTTGGCATTACAAAAGCTTCGCTATCAACGGATTCATTTATATCTGCAGCATCATTCCAAGAGACGACACGTGTTTTAACAGAAGCAGCTATCATGGGTAAAAAAGATGATTTGCGAGGACTTAAAGAAAACGTAATTGTAGGAAGATTGGTTCCAGCAGGCACAGGATTATCTTTTCATAGCAAGCGCAAGAACCAAGGGAAGGCACTTGAGTTTAATCTAGAATCAAATATAGCAATCGATAGCGCAGTTTAGGGGTAAAAAGTGCGTATTGCAATTTCCGGCAAAAGTTCTTGACAGTGCAGGTATGAGTAAGTAGTCTGGGGGAGCTTTTTTTGTGTCAGGAGAAAGCGAGTAAGGAAGGACAAGAGTAAAGGGTAAGAAGAAGCGGTAGGAAAAGAAGCTGCGGTGTAGATAATAATAAGAAGAAGAGAGTAGGACGAGAGCAAGAGAAGGCAAAAATTTTGGAAAAACAAAGGAGAGAGAGATGGTTGCCAAGCTATGGCTGAGGATAGTTACGGTAATGTTGGGAGGGCTGCTGATAGGAGTGGCACAAGCGAACATACCGACAGTTCCGAATGAATTATATGAAGCACTGAAGCTGGACCGTGAGAAGACGAGTCCAAAGGAATTATACGAAGCGCTGGTGAAGCGTTACAAGGATCCTGCGCAAGGAGCGGGTCCTGGAACGTTGGCGCAATACTGGGAACCGATACCGTATGGAATCTATCTGGACCCGGCGACCTTTTACAAAGCACCTACATCGAACAAAGACGTAGCGAGCCGTAAGGAATGCGTAGAATGCCACACTGACGAATCGCCGGTATGGGTACAAGCCTGGAAGCGCAGCAGCCATGCGAACCTGGACAAGATCCGCAACCTGAAGCCAAGCGACCCTACTTTTTACAAGAAAGGGAAACTGGAAGATGTAGAGAAGAACCTGCGTTCGATGGGCAAACTGGCGGAAGGCGAGCAACTGAAAGAAGTCGGTTGTATTGACTGCCACGTAGAAGTTGGTGCGAAGAAGAAAGCGGACCACGCCAAAGACCTGAAGATGCCGACGGCAGACGTATGCGGCACCTGTCACCTGCAAGAATTTGCAGAACGTGAATCGGAACGTGATACGATGATTTGGCCAGCAGGCCAATGGCCGGATGGACGTCCATCACACGCCCTGGACTACAAAGCAAACGTAGAAACCACAGTTTGGGCGGCAATGCCACAACGTGAAGTAGCCGAAGGCTGCTCGATGTGTCACACCAACCAAAACAAATGCGACTCCTGTCATACCCGCCATGAATTCTCAGCGGCAGAATCACGCAAGCCAGAAGCCTGCGCAACCTGCCACAGTGGTGTAGACCACAACAACTGGGAAGCTTACTCAATGTCCAAGCACGGCAAGATGGTGTCGATGTTGGGTAACCAATGGAACTGGGACGTGCAATTGAAAGACGCGTATGCCAAGGGTGGTCAGAATGCACCAACCTGTGCAGGCTGTCACATGGAATACGAAGGTGAGTATGCCCACAACATGGTTAGAAAGATCCGTTGGGCGAACTATCCATTTGTTCCAGGCATTGCAGAGAACATCAACAGTGAATGGTCGTCAGCTCGCTTGGACTCATGGGTTGTCACCTGTACCCAATGTCACTCAGAACGTTTTGCTCGCTCCTACCTGGAATTGATGGACAAAGGTACGTTGGCAGGACTGGCTAAATACCAAGAAGCGAATGGCATTGTTCATCAACTGTACAAGGAAGGTTTATTGACAGGTCAAAAAACCAACCGTTCTGCACCGCCAGCGCCAGAGAAAGAAGGCTATGCATATTTTGCACAGCTATTCTGGTCTAAAGGCAACAGTCCGGCAGCAATTGAGCTGAAAGTACTAGAAATGCATGAAAATGACTTAGCGAAGATGCACGTAGGCTTAGCCCACGTTAATCCAGGTGGCTGGACCTACACCGAAGGCTGGGGTCCAATAAACCGTGCTTATGTTGAAATTCAAGACGAAAACACCCGCATCCGTGAAATGGTTGCACTGCAAGAACGTGTTAAGAATCTTGAATCCAAGAAAACCAGCTTACTGGACTTAGACGGCACAGCAGAGAAGATCTCGCTGGGCGGTTTAGGTGGTGGCATGCTGCTGGCCGGAACACTGGCCTTAGCAGGCTGGCGCAAACGTAAGCAAAGCGAAGCTTGACAAGCACTAACGCAACCGATCGCACTACCGCCCAGGTAGCGCGATCGGGAGACAAACTACTCCCGTCATTAGGTATACTCCTGGTGACGGGAGGTTTGGTTTTATTGGGCTGGTTTGCTTATCTTTGGTTTAAACTGCCGCCTGCCCCCTACCAATATCAACTGATTGCGGAAGGTGACAATAAACGATTCTCCCAAATGAACCTGGATGATTGGCCGGAGCTAAAGCTAGGTCAATACAAAGTACAAGCGGACGGAGTAGACAAACCGATTGCTGAATTCATCGTTGCGAGACAAAATGAAGGGCCGCCGGTACTGATCTACTGGAAGAACAGTACGAATGAAATACTGTACAATTTTGACAGAAAGCCATCGGAACTCAGTGCACTGGCAGCAGCGATCAGCAAGCACGCACCGAAAGACGCCCTGATACTCTCCTGGTGGGACACCTCTCGGCAAATCAAACTGCTTACCGGACACGACACGCTTTTTACCAATCATCTGAACGAGCCACTGATGATACCGGTAACCTGGTTAGAACAAAGTAAAGCCATTCAAGCCTATGAAAACCAATTCTGGGGAAGCAAAGCCAACCCAAAGGAACGGGAACAATTTGAACGCTTCAGTCAAGCACTGGCAGCCCCCGCAGAAGAAGGTATCAAGCAACTGCGCGAACTGATTGGTTCAAACCGGGAAGCGTATGTAATCGTACACGTCACTGACCTATACAGACTAGGAATCATGTACCCGGAAAAAATGGGTGTTGCATATCAGAACTTCCCCATGACAGGCAACATGCACGGCATGATCAATCAAATGAAAATGCAACTCAAGCAAAATGGTTTTGATACCTACACACTACAATCCGTATCGGATAATGAAATCAGAGCATTCTTTCTGAGTGATAAAGCCAGTAGTGAAACGTTATTAGCAAGAATGCTGCCCTTTGTAGACAAGAAAGCGCCAGTGGAATTGGACGTGGCACAACTGATATATCAACAAGGCGGTTACTGGGTTTACAAAATACCTTAAGAAGAATAAGGCACAAAAGCTAAGTGAGACTGCAAGTAAAAAGAGACAACTGAAGAACCAAAAAAATACAAAGCGAACACATAGTCATTTACACAATCTGATGATAGCGTACAATACGCGGCATAAAAACTTGAATTAAAAAAAGCATAAGGAGGAAGGATGAAACACCCAATAGCTTACATACTTGCTGTTTTGGCAATGATCGCATTTTTTAGCGGTGCGGCAATAGCAGACACCTTTGAAGGACGCAGCAAATGCAGCTCCTGCCACAAATCGCAAGCCAAATCATGGAAAGACACGGCACATGCGAAAGCGATGGAATCGCTGAAGCCTGGTACACGTAAAGAAGCCAAAGTTAAAGCCAAACTGGATCCGGAAAAAGACTACACGCAAGACAAAGACTGTGTAGGTTGCCACGTAGATGGATTTGGCAAGAAAGGTGGATATACGATAGATACACCGAAGAAACCACTTGCAGCGGTTGGCTGTGAATCCTGCCATGGACCTGGAAAGAGTTACCGGGGAGATCACCGTAAAGCAGGGCAAGTATTTGAAAGTAAAGGAACCGCAATGCAACGCAAAGTAGTTGCTGACAAAGGCCAAGACTTTCACTTTGAAGAAGCATGTGCTGCCTGTCACTTGAACTATGAAGGCTCACCTTGGAAAGGCGCGAAAGCACCTTACACCCCATTCACACCGGCTGTAGACCCGAAATACACCTTTGACTTTGACAAAATGGTCAAAGATGTGAAAGCGATGCATGAGCATTATAAGCTTGACGGTACCTTCGCAGGAGAGCCCAAATTCAAGTATCACGACGAATTCCAGGCGAATGCTAAGGAAAAGACAGGGGATAAAAAAGGTAAAGGAAAAGAGTAATGACAGGCATACAAAAAGGCGCGATAGGCACGCTACTGACAGGGGGGTTACTGGGGATAGTACTGGTAGCGGTTGTATTTGGAGGAGAAGCGGCACTCTCAACGGAAGAGTTCTGTACCAGCTGTCACTCGATGACCTATACGCAGAAGGAACTAAGGGAATCGACGCACTATGGAGCACTGGGAGTAAATCCCAGTTGTAAAGACTGTCATATACCGCAGGGATTCAAGAACTTTCATTTAGCGGTATATTCCCATGCGGTAGATGGAGCCAGGGAATTATATTTGGAACTGATTAATGATTATTCGACGCTAGAGAAGTTCAATGAACGTCGTTTGATTATGGCGCATGATGCGCGCATGAACCTGAAGAAATGGGACAGTATAACCTGTCGCGACTGTCACAAGAACCCAAATCCACCTGGAGCGGATGCACAGGAAGCGCACAAGAAGCTAAAGACGGAAGGAGCGACCTGTATAGATTGTCATCAGAATCTGGTGCATGAAGAGGTTGCAAAGACAGACCTGAATGCGAGCTTAGCGGCTGGTAAGATGGTACTGCAGAAAGAAGAGGATAGTGGCGCAGACGAAGAAGGCGAAGATGAAGATGAGGATGCGGCGAGTGAAGTAGAAGCTGAAGCTCAGGGTGACGAGGATGACGAGGATGAGGAGTAGTTGTTCCTAAGGTTCACAAAAAAATAGAAAAAATGAATTTATTGTGATATCTGTGCAATAATTTTTTACTAATATATGTTGAATTTTATTAAGAATTAAGTAAGCCCGCCTATGGCGGGTTTTTTATTACATTGAAGTTTATGCGCGCAATATGCTGAATCATTTTCCAGATCCTGCTGTTAATTATCCCCATAGAAATAGAGATTATTTTATTGCAGGTTTTACTTTCTTCTGTGTTGCGGTGAGCTTGGTAATTGATGGTAGTGCAAGCCCAGAAACTCAGAAACAGTTAGGTGTTATAGCTTGGATCTTTCTGATTGGATTGCTAGTCGGTGAGAATAAAGAAGTAAGAATGCAAGTCGTTGTTGCCGTTGCATTTGCTACTGCCGGAGAACATTTTGCTTCGATTTATATGGAAGGATACACTTATCGATTTGGAAATGTACCCTCTTATGTTCCGCCCGGTCATGGAATGGTATATTTGACAGCAGTAGCCCTTGCACGCTCAAGACTTTTCTTATTGAATGCAAGAAAACTGGCAATTTCTGTTATCCTGATTGGCGGTTTATGGTCACTGTGGGGTATTAGTGGCATACCTGAGCAAGGCGATCAGGTTGGTGCATTTTTATTCTGTATTTTTGTAATTTGCTTATTTAAAGGACGATCTCCAATGGTTTATCTGGGGGCCTTTTTTATTTGCACTTGGCTAGAAGTCATTGGTACCGCAGCGGGAACGTGGAAATGGGCTTCAATTGAACCTGTTTTTAATTGGACTCAAGGAAATCCGCCTAGTGGTGTCGCCGCATGGTATTGCTTGGTCGATGCAGTCGCTATTGGTTTTTCTCCAAAAATTCTAAACGGTTTGCAAAAAATGAACAACTGGTATAAAACATCACTTAGTAAATAATCATTTATCCCGGAAAATTTTTGAAAGTTTTAAATAACAAATTAAAATTGTAATTTCTGTTAAATATAATCAATTGGAAGGGCTAGCTGTGACCGTTGTTCGTTTGCCAGATGGATCTGAGCGTATTTTTGATAACCCTGTAACTGTGTTAGATGTTGCTGCAGCGATTGGACCAGGACTTGCTCGCGCAGCAATTGCTGGAAAGATTAATGGGAAACTGACTGATGTATATAGCCAAATAGAGGGAAATAGCGAACTCGCCATCATTACAGAGAAAGATGCTGAAGGATTGGAAATTATCCGGCATTCTTGTGCACATTTGTTGGCTCATGCGGTAAAAGAACTATTTCCTGAGGCGCAGGTTACTATTGGACCAGTAGTTGATAATGGATTTTATTATGATTTTTCTTATAAGCGACCATTTACCCCAGAAGATTTGACTGCGATTGAAAAACGCATGCTTGAAATAAGTAAACGAGATTTAAAGATAGAACGAAAAATTCTGGAGCGCACTGAAGCAATCAATTTTTTTAAACAGCAAGGTGAACACTATAAAGCGCAGATAATTGAATCGATACCGGGCGATCAAGATCTGTCACTTTATTCTCAAGGGAATTTTACTGATCTTTGTCGAGGGCCGCATGTCCCAGCGACTTCAAAGATAAAAGTTTTTAAACTCATGAAGGTGGCAGGAGCTTATTGGCGGGGTGATTCGAATAATGAAATGCTTCAGCGTATTTATGGAACTGCCTGGACAAATAAGGAAGATCAGAAGAACTACTTGCATCGCTTAGAAGAAGCAGAGAAAAGGGATCATCGAAAGCTTGGAAAACAACTTAATTTATTTCACACCCAAGATGAAGCGCCTGGTATGGTATTCTGGCATCCCAAAGGGTGGATATTGTGGCAACAAATAGAGCAGTATATGAGGAATATACTGAATCAGAACGGTTACCAGGAAATACGAACCCCGCAGATTTTGGATAAAGATTTGTGGGTGCGATCAGGGCATTGGGAGAACTTTCGTGAGAATATGTTTACTACCAATTCGGATGAACGTGACTTCGCTATTAAACCAATGAATTGTCCCGGTCACGTACAGATATTTAATCAGGGTTTAAGGAGCTATCGCGAACTGCCTATAAGATTGGCTGAATTTGGTTCATGCCATCGAAATGAAGCATCAGGTGCGCTGCACGGTATTATGCGAGTACGTGCATTTACTCAGGATGATGCACACATTTTCTGTACAGAAGACCAGATACAAGATGAAGTTGTAAGGTTTATTGATTTATTAAAGATTGTCTATTCTGATTTTGGTTTTAAAGAACTTTTGGTTAAACTTTCAACACGTCCACATAAGCGTGTAGGATCAGAGACACAGTGGGATGAATCAGAAGCGGCACTTGAAGCGGCATTGAATGAAGCTAAGCTCGAATGGGAGCTGCAACCTGGAGAAGGCGCATTTTATGGACCGAAAATTGAATTTTCATTGAAGGATTGTATTGGACGAGTCTGGCAATGCGGTACACTACAACTGGATTTTTCTATGCCGGAACGTTTGGGTGCGGAATATGTTGCGGAAGACAATTCACGGCATGTGCCTGTAATGCTGCATAGAGCGATTTTAGGCTCTCTGGAGAGATTCATTGGCATATTGATAGAAAACTATGCGGGCGCATTGCCTTTGTGGTTATCGCCTGAGCAGGTTGTTGTATTAAATATTTCTCGCACACAGATTGAATATGCGCAGGCGGTGGTTACGCAATTAAAGCAAAATGGTATTAGAGCCAGCTTAGACTTGAGAAATGAGAAGATAACCTATAAAATTCGTGAGCATAGCTTGCAGAAGCTTCCTTATCAAATTATAGTTGGTGATGAAGAAGTGCGGACAAATAAGGTTGCTGTTCGTAATCGTGCAGGCGAGAATCTTGGTCAAATGACATGTCAAGCTTTGCTGGAGCATTTTAAAGAAGAAATTTCTTTAAAAACGTAATTAATTTCTTTAATAAACTAATCTTGGAGAATTTGCCATAGCTCAGGAAAAATCAGTGCGCATCAATGAAGAAATTGATGTGACAGAGGTACGTTTAATTGGTGTGAATGGAGAGCAAGTTGGTATTGTCACACTTGCTGGTGCAATAGCCTTAGCGGATGAAGCGGGGGTAGATCTGGTTGAAATCGCACCGACAGCGCAACCGCCTGTTTGTCGTTTGATGGATTATGGTAAGTTTCGCTATCAGGAAAGTAAGAAAAAGCATGATGCCAAATTGAAGCAGAAACAGGTTCAGATTAAAGAGATCAAATTTAGGCCTAATACCGATGAAGGTGATTACAACATAAAGCTAAGAAATTTAACTAATTTTCTCAATGAAGGAGATAAAGTTAAGGTAACATTGCGTTTCCGTGGGCGCGAAATGGCGCATCAAGAATTTGGTATGCGTTTATTGGAGCGCGTGAGAGGTGATTTAGAGTCCTTTGCGATAGTGGAACAATTTCCAAAAATGGAAGGACGGCAGATGGTTATGGTGTTGTCGCCTAAAAAGAAAGATGTTAAAGCCGATAAATCAAAAGCAGCAGAGGAAGATTCTTCAGTAGCATCATAGTTGTACTTAGTTGTTTACATAGTTTTTTGTTGTAAATTTTGTGAAAAATAAGTGATCACCAGGTTTTGGAAGTTTTTCAATGATGAAAACACCTGGTTTCATATTAAATGAGGAGTAATTATGCCCAAAATGAAAACTAAAAGTGGCGCAGCTAAGCGCTTTAAGTTTAGGGCGAGTGGGAGTATTAAACGCTCACAAGCTTTTAAACGCCATATATTGACTAAAAAAACTACTAAAAATAAGCGCCAATTGCGCGGAATTGCAGCTGTTCATTCCACCAATACAGCATCTGTTCGCGCTATGATGCCGTACGCATAAGGGAGAACGATCATGCCAAGAGTTAAACGTGGTGTAACCGCCCATGCGCGGCACAAGAAAATATTAGATCTGGCTAAAGGCTACCGTGGACGCCGTAAGAATGTTTATCGTATAGCCAAACAAGCCGTCATGAAGGCTGGTCAATATGCGTACCGAGATCGTCGGCAACGTAAAAGACAATTCCGAGCTCTATGGATTGCACGTATCAATGCGGCTGCCCGTGAATGTGGATTGTCTTACAGTGTATTCATGAACGGTCTCAAGAAAGCTAGTATTGAAGTAGATAGAAAAGTTTTGGCTGACTTAGCTGTTTTCGATAAGAGTGCTTTTGAAAAAATCGTACAACAAGCAAAAGCCAGTCTAGCCACATAATTGGTTGTTAAAAAGAGATGCTGGGAGGTCGGGTAACGCCTGAGCCTCCCTTTTTCTTGTGAAATTAATAAATATGATATTGGTTATTTAATCTTAGATGCTGAATTTACATGAGAAACTTGGAAGAAATTATTAATGAAGCAACAAGCCTGATGAACGGCATCGAAGATCCTATCGAATTGGAAAATGTGAAGGCGCGTTATCTCGGTAAGAGCGGCATTCTTACTGAATTACTCAAAGGATTAGGAAAGCTTCCTGTCGAAGAGCGTCCCGCCATGGGGAGTCAAATAAATGAAGCAAAGAATCGATTAGAAGCAACACTTAAATGCCGCCGGAATGCGATTCAGGCAAAGGAACTGGAGGATAAGTTAACTGAAGAGGCTTTGGATGTTACTTTGCCTGGCAGAGGATCGGGGGCTGGCGGCTTACATCCGGTAACGCAAACTTTAATGCGTATTGAAACACTATTTCACTCGATTGGTTTTAATGTCGTTTCGGGGCCTGAAATAGAGACTGATTTTTATAATTTTACTGCTTTAAATATTCCAGAGAACCACCCTGCCCGGGCTATGCATGATACATTCTATATTGATAATGGTAACTTGCTCCGTACACATACATCGCCTGTCCAAATTCACTATATGCAGAATAACCAACCACCCATAAAAGTAATTGCACCCGGGCGGGTGTATCGATGTGATTCTGACGTGACTCACACGCCAATGTTTCATCAGGTGGAAGGCTTATGGATTGATGAGAATGCTAATTTTTCTGCATTAAAAGGTATTCTGGCTAATTTCATGACGCATTTTTTTGAGCGCGATGATCTGCCTGTAAGATTCCGGCCATCTTTTTTCCCATTTACTGAACCTTCCGCTGAAATGGATATCGGCTGTGTGATGTGCGATGGGAAAGGCTGTCGTATCTGTAGCCATACAGGTTGGCTGGAAGTACTTGGTTGTGGAATGGTTCATCCAAATGTATTAAGCCATGTAGCGATTAATAGTGAACAATACATTGGATTCGCTTTTGGTATGGGCGTGGAACGTTTGACAATGCTCAGATATGGCGTTAATGATTTGAGGCTATTTTTTGAAAACGATTTGCGCTTTCTTAAACAATTTAATTGAACCTGAACAACTTTACCTATTTTAAGTGGCAGTAGATTCTCATGAAATTCTCTGAAAACTGGCTACGTAGCTTTGTTAATCCCCCCCACTCAAGTGATGAGCTTGCGCATGTACTAACGATGGCAGGAATTGAGGTTGAAAGCGTTGAACCGGTAGCAGCGGCTTTTGATAAAGTTGTTGTGGCCGAAGTTCTTTCAGTTGAAAAACATCCAACAGCTGATCGGCTAAAAGTTTGCAATGTCAGGACAGGAAAAACAGCGGAAGATTTATTGCAAATTGTTTGCGGTGCATCCAATGTGAGCGCTGGCGTGAAAGTGGCCTGCGCATTAACGGGAGCAAATTTGCCGGGTTATACGATCAAAAAAACGAATCTGCGTGGCATCGACTCAGCTGGCATGTTGTGTTCAGCTAAAGAATTAGGCGTCAGTGATGTAGCTGATGGTTTGCTGTTACTCCCCGATGATGCCCAGGTAGGGATGGATTTTCGTGATTACTATGGACTTGATGACCACATTTTTACATTAAAATTAACACCTAATCGCGCTGATTGTCTTGGTGTGCTCGGTGTTGCACGCGAAGTAGCCGCCATAACAGCAGCCGAGTTGCATGATTCACTAGCGATAAATACTATTCCTGGCGAAATTAACGATACTCTAGATGTGAAGGTGATGGCATCTGAAGCATGCCCTTTGTATTGCGGTCGTATTATTCGAGGCATTAATCTCGAAGCGTCGTTAACACCCTTATGGATGACGCAGCGGCTGGAGCGTAGCGGAATCCGGTCTATTAATCCGGTAGTCGATATCACTAACTATGTATTGCTGGAAACCGGGCAACCCATGCATGCTTTTAATCTGGAAAAGATTGCTGGCACTATTCAGGTTCGCTTCGCGTTGTTGCATGAAAGTATAGAATTATTAAACGGTAGTCAAATAGACTTAAATCCAGAAATGCTGTTGATTGCGGATGAACATAAACCGCTTGCTTTAGCTGGGATTATGGGGGGACTGGGTAGTGGCGTGACGCAAGGCACGACAGATATCTTTCTCGAAAGTGCATTTTTCAGTCCGGATGCAATCAGTGGTAAATCATTTCAACTTGGATTCACTTCTGATTCTGCTTATCGTTTTGAACGCGGTGTAGACTTTGCTGGCACCAGAACTGCACTGGAACGCGTTACTTACCTGATACAAACTATCTGCGGTGGTCAGGCGGGTCCAGTGACTGAAGTCAAACATAAGTTGCCGCAGCGATCCGCCGTGAATGTACGTCTTAATCGGATAAAACG
Proteins encoded in this window:
- the rpmI gene encoding 50S ribosomal protein L35 encodes the protein MPKMKTKSGAAKRFKFRASGSIKRSQAFKRHILTKKTTKNKRQLRGIAAVHSTNTASVRAMMPYA
- the pheS gene encoding phenylalanine--tRNA ligase subunit alpha, producing MRNLEEIINEATSLMNGIEDPIELENVKARYLGKSGILTELLKGLGKLPVEERPAMGSQINEAKNRLEATLKCRRNAIQAKELEDKLTEEALDVTLPGRGSGAGGLHPVTQTLMRIETLFHSIGFNVVSGPEIETDFYNFTALNIPENHPARAMHDTFYIDNGNLLRTHTSPVQIHYMQNNQPPIKVIAPGRVYRCDSDVTHTPMFHQVEGLWIDENANFSALKGILANFMTHFFERDDLPVRFRPSFFPFTEPSAEMDIGCVMCDGKGCRICSHTGWLEVLGCGMVHPNVLSHVAINSEQYIGFAFGMGVERLTMLRYGVNDLRLFFENDLRFLKQFN
- a CDS encoding NapC/NirT family cytochrome c, translated to MTGIQKGAIGTLLTGGLLGIVLVAVVFGGEAALSTEEFCTSCHSMTYTQKELRESTHYGALGVNPSCKDCHIPQGFKNFHLAVYSHAVDGARELYLELINDYSTLEKFNERRLIMAHDARMNLKKWDSITCRDCHKNPNPPGADAQEAHKKLKTEGATCIDCHQNLVHEEVAKTDLNASLAAGKMVLQKEEDSGADEEGEDEDEDAASEVEAEAQGDEDDEDEE
- the cycA gene encoding cytochrome c-550 CycA: MKHPIAYILAVLAMIAFFSGAAIADTFEGRSKCSSCHKSQAKSWKDTAHAKAMESLKPGTRKEAKVKAKLDPEKDYTQDKDCVGCHVDGFGKKGGYTIDTPKKPLAAVGCESCHGPGKSYRGDHRKAGQVFESKGTAMQRKVVADKGQDFHFEEACAACHLNYEGSPWKGAKAPYTPFTPAVDPKYTFDFDKMVKDVKAMHEHYKLDGTFAGEPKFKYHDEFQANAKEKTGDKKGKGKE
- a CDS encoding multiheme c-type cytochrome, whose protein sequence is MVAKLWLRIVTVMLGGLLIGVAQANIPTVPNELYEALKLDREKTSPKELYEALVKRYKDPAQGAGPGTLAQYWEPIPYGIYLDPATFYKAPTSNKDVASRKECVECHTDESPVWVQAWKRSSHANLDKIRNLKPSDPTFYKKGKLEDVEKNLRSMGKLAEGEQLKEVGCIDCHVEVGAKKKADHAKDLKMPTADVCGTCHLQEFAERESERDTMIWPAGQWPDGRPSHALDYKANVETTVWAAMPQREVAEGCSMCHTNQNKCDSCHTRHEFSAAESRKPEACATCHSGVDHNNWEAYSMSKHGKMVSMLGNQWNWDVQLKDAYAKGGQNAPTCAGCHMEYEGEYAHNMVRKIRWANYPFVPGIAENINSEWSSARLDSWVVTCTQCHSERFARSYLELMDKGTLAGLAKYQEANGIVHQLYKEGLLTGQKTNRSAPPAPEKEGYAYFAQLFWSKGNSPAAIELKVLEMHENDLAKMHVGLAHVNPGGWTYTEGWGPINRAYVEIQDENTRIREMVALQERVKNLESKKTSLLDLDGTAEKISLGGLGGGMLLAGTLALAGWRKRKQSEA
- the haoB gene encoding hydroxylamine oxidation protein HaoB; this translates as MTSTNATDRTTAQVARSGDKLLPSLGILLVTGGLVLLGWFAYLWFKLPPAPYQYQLIAEGDNKRFSQMNLDDWPELKLGQYKVQADGVDKPIAEFIVARQNEGPPVLIYWKNSTNEILYNFDRKPSELSALAAAISKHAPKDALILSWWDTSRQIKLLTGHDTLFTNHLNEPLMIPVTWLEQSKAIQAYENQFWGSKANPKEREQFERFSQALAAPAEEGIKQLRELIGSNREAYVIVHVTDLYRLGIMYPEKMGVAYQNFPMTGNMHGMINQMKMQLKQNGFDTYTLQSVSDNEIRAFFLSDKASSETLLARMLPFVDKKAPVELDVAQLIYQQGGYWVYKIP
- the infC gene encoding translation initiation factor IF-3 translates to MAQEKSVRINEEIDVTEVRLIGVNGEQVGIVTLAGAIALADEAGVDLVEIAPTAQPPVCRLMDYGKFRYQESKKKHDAKLKQKQVQIKEIKFRPNTDEGDYNIKLRNLTNFLNEGDKVKVTLRFRGREMAHQEFGMRLLERVRGDLESFAIVEQFPKMEGRQMVMVLSPKKKDVKADKSKAAEEDSSVAS
- the thrS gene encoding threonine--tRNA ligase, with amino-acid sequence MTVVRLPDGSERIFDNPVTVLDVAAAIGPGLARAAIAGKINGKLTDVYSQIEGNSELAIITEKDAEGLEIIRHSCAHLLAHAVKELFPEAQVTIGPVVDNGFYYDFSYKRPFTPEDLTAIEKRMLEISKRDLKIERKILERTEAINFFKQQGEHYKAQIIESIPGDQDLSLYSQGNFTDLCRGPHVPATSKIKVFKLMKVAGAYWRGDSNNEMLQRIYGTAWTNKEDQKNYLHRLEEAEKRDHRKLGKQLNLFHTQDEAPGMVFWHPKGWILWQQIEQYMRNILNQNGYQEIRTPQILDKDLWVRSGHWENFRENMFTTNSDERDFAIKPMNCPGHVQIFNQGLRSYRELPIRLAEFGSCHRNEASGALHGIMRVRAFTQDDAHIFCTEDQIQDEVVRFIDLLKIVYSDFGFKELLVKLSTRPHKRVGSETQWDESEAALEAALNEAKLEWELQPGEGAFYGPKIEFSLKDCIGRVWQCGTLQLDFSMPERLGAEYVAEDNSRHVPVMLHRAILGSLERFIGILIENYAGALPLWLSPEQVVVLNISRTQIEYAQAVVTQLKQNGIRASLDLRNEKITYKIREHSLQKLPYQIIVGDEEVRTNKVAVRNRAGENLGQMTCQALLEHFKEEISLKT
- the rplT gene encoding 50S ribosomal protein L20: MPRVKRGVTAHARHKKILDLAKGYRGRRKNVYRIAKQAVMKAGQYAYRDRRQRKRQFRALWIARINAAARECGLSYSVFMNGLKKASIEVDRKVLADLAVFDKSAFEKIVQQAKASLAT